The Magnetospirillum sp. genome includes a region encoding these proteins:
- the ureC gene encoding urease subunit alpha has protein sequence MSFRISRAAYAGMYGPTTGDRIRLADTDLVIEVEKDLTTYGEEVKFGGGKVIRDGMGQSQRSRREGAVDTVITNAVVLDWWGIVKCDIGLKDGKIAALGKAGNPDIQPGVDIVIGPGTEVIAGEGRIVTAGGIDSHIHFICPQQVEDALYSGITTMLGGGTGPAAGTSATTCTPGPWHMHRMLEAAEGLPINLGFFGKGNASAQAPMVEMVRAGACGMKLHEDWGTTPNAIDACLKLAEKYDIQVAIHTDTLNESGFVEDTIAAFKGRTIHAFHTEGAGGGHAPDIIKVVGLPNVLPSSTNPTRPFTVNTIDEHLDMLMVCHHLDPRIPEDVAFAESRIRRETIAAEDILHDLGAISMMSSDSQAMGRIGEVITRTWQTAHKMKQQRGRLEGETGDNDNQRAKRYLAKYTINPAIAQGISRYVGSVEKGKYADLVIWQPAFFGAKPEMILKCGSIAAAPMGDPNASIPTPQPVHYRPMFASFGKALASSNLTFVSKLAHDDDIGRKLGLGRHVLPVSNTRKIGKKNMRHNDATPEVEVDPETYEVRADGKRITCEPATSLPLAQRYFLF, from the coding sequence ATGTCGTTCCGGATTTCGCGCGCCGCCTATGCCGGCATGTACGGCCCCACGACGGGCGATCGTATTCGCCTGGCCGATACCGATCTCGTGATCGAGGTCGAGAAGGATCTTACGACCTACGGCGAGGAAGTGAAGTTCGGCGGCGGCAAGGTCATCCGCGACGGCATGGGGCAGAGCCAGCGCAGCCGCCGCGAAGGAGCCGTCGACACCGTCATCACGAATGCCGTGGTGCTCGATTGGTGGGGCATCGTCAAATGCGACATCGGTCTCAAGGACGGCAAGATCGCGGCTCTCGGCAAGGCCGGAAATCCGGATATCCAGCCCGGCGTGGATATCGTGATTGGCCCCGGCACCGAAGTGATTGCGGGCGAGGGGCGCATCGTTACGGCCGGCGGCATCGACTCGCACATCCATTTCATCTGCCCGCAGCAGGTCGAAGACGCGCTCTATTCGGGCATCACAACGATGCTCGGCGGCGGCACGGGGCCAGCGGCCGGTACTTCGGCCACGACCTGCACGCCGGGGCCGTGGCACATGCATCGCATGCTCGAAGCGGCCGAAGGCCTGCCGATCAATCTCGGGTTTTTCGGCAAGGGCAACGCCTCGGCGCAAGCGCCGATGGTGGAGATGGTGCGCGCAGGTGCGTGCGGCATGAAGCTGCACGAAGATTGGGGCACCACGCCCAACGCCATCGACGCGTGCCTGAAACTCGCTGAGAAATACGACATCCAAGTCGCGATCCACACCGACACGCTCAACGAAAGCGGCTTCGTCGAAGACACGATCGCCGCGTTCAAGGGCCGCACGATCCACGCCTTCCACACGGAAGGTGCGGGCGGGGGCCATGCGCCGGACATCATCAAGGTCGTGGGGCTGCCCAACGTGCTGCCGTCCTCGACCAATCCCACGCGGCCCTTCACTGTCAACACGATCGACGAGCATCTCGACATGCTGATGGTGTGCCACCATCTCGATCCGCGCATCCCCGAAGACGTTGCCTTTGCCGAAAGCCGCATCCGGCGCGAAACCATCGCGGCCGAAGACATTCTGCACGATCTGGGTGCGATCTCGATGATGAGTTCGGACAGCCAAGCCATGGGCCGCATCGGCGAGGTGATCACGCGCACCTGGCAGACGGCGCACAAGATGAAGCAGCAGCGCGGCCGTCTCGAAGGCGAAACCGGCGACAACGACAACCAGCGCGCCAAGCGCTATCTCGCCAAATACACGATCAATCCGGCCATCGCGCAGGGTATTTCGCGCTATGTGGGTTCGGTCGAGAAGGGCAAATACGCCGATCTCGTGATCTGGCAACCCGCGTTCTTCGGTGCCAAACCCGAAATGATCCTCAAATGCGGTTCGATCGCGGCTGCCCCCATGGGCGATCCCAACGCCTCGATCCCGACGCCGCAGCCCGTGCATTACCGGCCGATGTTCGCCTCGTTCGGCAAGGCGCTGGCGTCGTCGAACCTAACCTTCGTTTCGAAACTCGCGCACGACGACGATATCGGCCGCAAGCTCGGTCTCGGCCGCCATGTTCTGCCGGTTTCCAACACGCGCAAGATCGGCAAGAAGAACATGCGCCACAACGACGCCACGCCCGAGGTCGAGGTCGATCCCGAGACCTACGAGGTGCGCGCCGACGGCAAGCGCATCACGTGCGAGCCCGCGACCTCGCTGCCGCTGGCCCAGCGCTACTTCTTGTTCTGA
- a CDS encoding urease subunit beta, with protein sequence MKPGEILVASGEIELNAGRPSVAMKVANSGDRPIQVGSHYHFFETNPALQFDRQAAYGMRLDIPAGTAVRFEPGQTREVALVAYAGARIVHGFRGAVNGPLVRSKSKKRGK encoded by the coding sequence GAGATCGAACTCAATGCAGGGCGCCCGTCGGTCGCGATGAAAGTCGCGAATTCGGGCGACCGCCCAATTCAGGTCGGCTCGCACTACCATTTCTTCGAAACCAATCCCGCTTTGCAGTTCGACCGCCAAGCCGCCTACGGCATGCGCCTCGACATTCCGGCCGGTACGGCCGTGCGCTTCGAACCCGGGCAAACGCGCGAAGTGGCCCTCGTGGCCTATGCGGGCGCGCGCATCGTTCACGGGTTCCGCGGTGCCGTGAACGGTCCGCTTGTGCGCAGCAAATCCAAGAAGCGGGGGAAATAG
- a CDS encoding urease accessory protein UreE, protein MRALAVEPAGTWDTARKAGHVTLASDARHRRRLTMRADEGFEFLLDLVHATHLKQGDGLALDDGRYVEVRAAPESVIDIACADASHLARLAWHVGNRHLAVQILAGGTLRLAADHVIAEMATGLGATVRAHEAPFDPEPGAYASHAHGS, encoded by the coding sequence ATGCGCGCTTTGGCGGTCGAACCGGCGGGGACTTGGGATACGGCGCGCAAGGCGGGCCATGTCACGCTCGCCTCCGACGCGCGCCATCGCCGCCGCCTGACGATGCGCGCCGACGAGGGATTCGAATTCCTGCTCGATCTCGTTCACGCGACGCATCTCAAACAGGGCGATGGGCTTGCCCTCGACGACGGACGCTATGTCGAAGTGCGTGCTGCCCCCGAATCCGTCATCGACATCGCATGCGCGGACGCGAGCCACTTGGCGCGGCTTGCTTGGCATGTCGGCAACCGGCATTTGGCCGTACAGATCCTAGCCGGCGGCACGCTACGGCTTGCCGCCGACCATGTGATCGCCGAGATGGCCACAGGGCTCGGTGCGACGGTGCGCGCGCACGAAGCCCCGTTCGATCCCGAGCCCGGCGCTTACGCGAGCCACGCCCATGGCAGCTGA